Genomic DNA from Nitrospirota bacterium:
TCGTATTGATTGCATACGAAATTGCGCAGTAGATCCCATATTGCCCAGGGCTGCTGATGGTGCTGTTCTGAATCGTTCCGCCAACAATGCCATAGGTAGTACTGACATAGATCCCGTACCGCCCTGCATTGCTGATCGTCGCCTGAGATATAGACGGCGCCGTCGTGTAGCCGGAGGCTCCGTTAAGCGATATCCCGTCACTCCCTACCTGATCAACCGTAATGTTGGTTATGGTGGATGATGTATTGCTCAGCAAAATCCCGATGTTGCTGCTTTGTGTAATCACGCTGTTCTGAATGGTTGGAGATGCCCCATAAACATAGACATCCCCCTGTCCACCGCTTCCGCCATAACGGACTTCCGTATGATCGAGCACAGAGGAACCGGAACCCTGATATAGGTAAATATAATTCCAGTTGCCTGGTGCAGGAGTGGTGGCGCTCCCGTCGCCATTTGTATCCCCGCCGGCAGTATCGTCCTTATAAGACGTGAATACGATAGGCGCCTCAGCCATACCAGCCGCATTGAGACTGGCAGGATAGCTGGTCCCATTTGCTATCTGAAGATATGTGCCGGTCTGAAACTTTACCACGACGCCCGGTTGAATCGTCAGTGTAATAGGGGTACTTGTTGTTCCGTAGAACTGTACGGAAGAGGTAACAACATAGGGACTGCCGGAAAGGGTCCAGGTCGTATCCGTAGAAATGCGCCCACCGACTGATGTAGCCGCAAATATCCCTGATGGGAACAAAAGGATGGCAAAAAGCAACAAGGTTTTTTTGAATGTCAGATAACTTTTCATTTGTCAATAATACGCCCTGTTTAGGACACATTATTGACGAGACTTACCTGAAATGTCAAGATTTATTTAGCTAAGGTGGTATTTTAGTTTAAGAAAGGACTCACAGCCTTCCCTTAGTGGAAGGAATCCCGCTAACCCTGTTATCAATTGATGTTGCCTCATCGAGCGCCCTTGCAAATGCCTTGAACACGGCCTCGAAGATGTGGTGGATGTTGCGGCCGTAGCGCATGTTGATATGCAGCGTAATGCCGCTTGATGTGACAAGCGCCTGGAAAAAATCCTCGATCAGGTCAGCGTCAAACTCTTTGATCTTTCCCCTTTTCGGCAGCGCCAAGTTATAAACCAGATATGGCCTGCCGCTGATGTCGAGGGCAACGGATGCAAGTGTCTCATCCATGGGTATTAACGCACTCCCATAACGCCTGATCCCTTTCTTGTCTCCAACTGCCTGCGCAATCGCCTTGCCAAGCACTATGCCTATATCTTCCACTGTGTGATGATAGTCTATATCCAGGTCACCGGCTGCTTCTATGCTGAGATCAAATAAGCCATGCTTCGCAAACAGTGTCAGCATATGGTCGAGGAAAGGGATGCAGGTGTTTATTTTTCCTTTGCCCTGACCGTCAATTGTAAATTTCAGTGCTGCTGGTCGCGACCCCGGTTCCGGCAGAGACCGTCGTGATCAGGGCGGGGGCAAAGGCCGCTCCGGATTTAGATGCACCGGACTACATCCAGCAGATCAAGTATCTGATCCGCTCGGCGGCAACCGGCGCCACCCCGCCGGGATATGATGTCAGCATCATTCAGGATGGGAAAGAAGCATGCCCGGTAAAGGAATGCTCTCTCACTGTGGTCAGACGCCTCACGGGGAGAAACTTTATGGTCACGGAGTACCTCCTGATCAATCCGACCAAAGAGTCCCGCACATATTATGAGGACCTCTTTTCCCGGCCGGGAGTCCGGGCGATTGCCATCGAGCAGCATGAAGTGAAACCAGGTGGCATTACCCGGCTCTTCCGGATCGATGAGGTGACCCCATGAACCTTAAGACACTCACAGAGAGACTGTCCCGGAAGCAACTCATCTGGATAGCAGTAGGAGGGGGAGTCGCTCTCACCGGCATCCTGTTATTGAGCGGCCCCAAAAGGCAGGCGCCTCCGGCGCCAGTAAGCCGGCCTGTGGATGTGAACCTTCTGGGCAACGCCGACATCGAGAAGGAGCAGTGGCGGGCGACGTCGGAGAAGGAGATCGAGACGCTGAGGGCTCAGCAGCAGGAGCTATCAGCGCAGCTCCAGGGTCTCGCCGGAAATCTTAAAAAGCAAGAGGAGGGGAAAGACGTAAAAAGGCCGTTTCAGCAAGGCCCGAAAGACTTTCCACCGCTCCCTCCCCTTCCAGCGCTCAACCTCCCGCCGCCTCAAGCCCCCTTTCAGTCACCGCAATCGCCGAAGGCACCGCAGCATCCTCCCGCACCCCCGGCGCCTGATCCAATCCGGGTCTTCGGCCCCGAGGCCAATGCCTTCCCATTGTCCGGTAAGGAGAGGGAGAAACGGACGGTTGAAGTGGCAGATGAGAAACCCTATCTCTCCTCCGGAAGCTTTGTGCCCGGCGTGCTCCTCTCGGGACTCGATGCCCCGGCCGGGGTAACAGCCTCTAAGGAGCCCCATCCGGTGCTGATCCGGTTGTCAGACCTGGCGGTGCTCCCCAACCGCTTTCGCCTCGACATTAAAGAGTGCTTCATCGTCGGAGAGGGATATGGCGACCTCTCCTCCGAGCGAGCCTACATCCGCACCACGATGCTATCCTGTGTCCGGAAGGAGGAAAGCAAGATTGCATCCCCAGTAATAAAGGCACACAAATGTGCAAAATATCTGGAAGGCAGTTCACCGGATGTTATTATGTCTGCAAGGGTATCTTCATCAAGAGAACTCTTAAGCGAGCTGTTTACAGTGGAATAGACAATATTCGCCACAATTGCCCCCTGTGATACTGGCGGATTGTTTTGAATATATATTACCTGTCTTTCCAGAACAACTCAATATTATTATGTATAATACCCTCTCCTATTTAGTTCGCAGCCTTTTAAAACCAAATAGAAAATACCATACAGATATCACTATTGGAACTAAACTCAGTACCTGTCCAATGGATAAGGGAAACCATGCGGGTAAGTTATGCAGGTCTTTCCAGAACTCTATGATAAACCTTCCTGTAAAATAGAGCAGCAGAAAGAGAAAAAGAAAGAATAATGGCGGTTTTTTTCTGTAATACCTCTTATATGCAGTAAAAAGTATGAAAAAGACTGCAATGCTCAAGATTGCCTCATATAGTTGAGCCGGATGTCTCGGAAAGTCCTCTCCCAGCCTCCTGAAGACTACCCCCCAGTTGCCCTGCCCAGAGCTGCCTCCAACAGGTTTACCCACTATTTCAGAGTTAAAAAAGTTGCCTATGCGCACAAAGGCGGCAGTTACAGGCATCCCAAGTACCAGCACATCAACATATCTTGTAAAGTTGGCATTATGAATTTTTGTCCAAAGGAGGTATGAAATGAACAGTCCGGTTGCCGCCCCATGACTTGACAGACCGCCATTCCATATCTTAAGTATTGCTGTTGGGTGTGAGAGGTAATAAGCCGGTTCGTAGAAAAGCACCTCCCCAAGCCTGGCGCCTATAATCAGACCCCAGAATAAATAAATTATTATTCCGTCGAGGTCTGAGAGTGGATAGCCTTCCCTCTTGAAAATCCATTTTAACAGCAAATAGTATGCTACTATGCCGGAGCTTAACAGGACACCATACCACCTTATTGTGATTGGTCCTATCTGAAAAATTACCGGTGAGAGGTCGTTAATAAAGGTCATTTTACAGGATGGATAGAGGCCTCGTGATCAAACTCTGAATTCCGTGCTGCAGTGCGGGCAAATAGCCCTTTTCTGAGACCTCCTCCAGATAGAGTATATAAGCCCAGGCACGATAAGGAGCCATAACAGTCCTTCTAGCATAAGCGACCCTGGGAGTATAACCATAATGTCTCCACCGTGACCACAGGACGGGCATCTTGAAGTCTTTATCATATTAGTATGCTATACCAGTCAGCCTGCCAATGGCAAGAGAAATATCATAGTGGGTAATTATTCATGGAAACAGCTTTTTTTGCTTCCCCATGTACCCTCCCTTGACCTGTCCGGATCTGCTGTGTAATATAAGCCATTATAATCCGAATCCAAAGGAGGTTTTTATGACACGGCTGAATAATGTTGATTTGAACAAGGTAGAGGGCTACGGTAATCAGATTAAGGATGATGCAGGCAAGGCAAAGAAGACGCAGGTAATAGAAGGGGAGTGGTTTCTCAAAGAAGGGGGGGCGCAGTTTAAGTCAACAATCAAATTTGAGGGCGGGCAGACTGTATTTGAGGCAGACAGTCCGACATTTATGGGCGGCGGGGGGGCGATGCCAGGTCCTATGCACTACTGTTTTTATGGCCTTGCATCCTGTTATACGGCAACGTATGCCACAATGGCGGCAATGCTCGGAATAGAGCTAAAGAAACTGACGACAAGGGTAGAGGCAGATGTTAATTTTTCACGCGTCTTTGGACTTGGTGACCAGCCTGTAATGGAAGAGGTCAGGGTCACACTTAATGTGGTGAGTGATGCGCCGGAAGAAAAGCTTAGAGAAGCGGAAGAATTGGCAATACAGCGGTGTCCTGTGGTCTATACACTGAAGAATCCTGTCAAGCTTGTGCCATCAATTAAGATTTCACGGTAAAGCGTGATAATTCCTGCTGCAGCACAGTTACTGACTGAGTCAGGTGTTGACAAGGGTTTTTATTTAGTCTAAAGTATTATTAACCTTTAATTTAGCCCAGCGAGGCTAAAAAGGATTATAGAATGTACAATAAAGTATCGGACATTACACAAACCTTCTCACCTGAAAATGGTGAGGAGGTTTTTTTTTGCCATGGATATGATAAGGGATGGTCTTGATGCCTGATAACCTGTTAATGGATAAGATGGGGATTGCAAGGGCAGTCAGCCGTATAGCCCATGAGATAGTTGAAAGGAACAAGGGGACTGATGAACTTGTTCTGATTGGCATCCGTACCTGCGGCGTACACCTTGCCAACCGTCTTGCAATAAAGATCATGGAGATTGAAAAGTCTGATGTGCCGGTTGGCATACTGGACATAACCCTGTACAGGGATGACCTTCTGACACGAAAGGAACACCCTGAAGTCAGAAAAACAGAGATACCATTTGAACTATCAGGAAAGATCGTAGTTCTGATTGATGACGTACTCTATACAGGACGTACTATAAGGGCTGCTATGGATGAGTTAATGGACTTTGGCCGTCCTGCGATGATAAAGCTTGCCGTACTTATTGACAGGGGACACAGGGAGCTACCCATCAAGGCCGACTATGTAGGAAAGAATGTCCCCACGACAAAGGCTGCAAAGGTTAAGGTAATGTTAACGGAAGAAGGATTCGACGACCAGGTCATTCTTAAGGAAGGACACTGATTATATGGAACTCAGGAGCAAAGACCTTCTCGAGATTAAGGAATTATCAGTAGATGAGATACGGGGCATCCTTGACACTGCGGAGTCGTTCAAGGAAGTTACAGGCAGAGATATCAAGAAAGTCCCTACGCTGAGGGGAAAGACCGTTGTAAACCTGTTTTTCGAACCGAGCACAAGGACGAGGACATCGTTTGAACTTGCTGCAAAGAGGCTTTCCGCTGATGTGATAAACTTCTCGGTTGCAACGAGCAGTGTTACAAAGGGAGAAACACTCCTGGATACAGCACGGAATATTGAGGCTATGCGATCTGACTACATTATCATCCGCCACTCGGCATCAGGAGCCCCGCATATCCTTGCAAAGAATCTTAAGAGCTCTGTTATAAATGCAGGCGATGGTTCACACGAACATCCGACCCAGGCGCTTCTCGACATGTTTACAATCAGGGAAAAGAAGGGGAGGATAGATGGACTGAAAATAGCAATAATAGGTGATATTGCACATAGCCGTGTTGCAAGGTCTAATATTTTCGGGTTGACAAAGCTTGGGGCAGAGGTCAGGCTGGTCGCCCCGCCGGCATTGCTGCCGCCGGAGGTGGAGGACCTTGGAGTCTCAGTCTATTACAATATGAACGATGCACTTATTGATGTTGATGTTATAATGGTGCTCCGTATACAGTTGGAACGTCAGGGCAGGAACTATTTCCCGTCATTGCGCGAATATGCAGGGCTTTACTCGCTCAATGCCGACAGAGTGAGATTTGCAAAGGGAGATGTAATGATTATGCATCCAGGGCCTATCAACAGGGGGATTGAAATTGCACCCGAGGTTGCTGATGGTATGTCATCTGTCATACTCGATCAGGTGACAAACGGTATAGCCGTCAGGATGGCCGTACTGTATCTACTGTCAGGTGGAGTGGAGAGGGTTAACTAAGGAGGATATGGATCTCTTAATAAAAAATGGTCACATTATAGATCCGGCAAACAACGTGGACGGCATTTCTGATATGGTAATCAGGCATGGATCTGTTGCAATAATTGAACAGAATATCCAGGGAACCCCGGGGTATGAGGTTATTGATGCCTCAGGTCTTCTGGTCATCCCAGGTCTGATTGACATGCACAGTCACCTGCGTGAGCCAGGACATGAATACAAGGAGACCATTCTTTCAGGGACTATGTCGGCTGCAGCAGGAGGGTTTACCACTGTCTGTTGTATGCCAAATACCCAGCCTGTGAATGATTCACAGGCTGTAACAGAATTTATTCTGCAAAAGGCCTCTGCCGCAGGGTTTGTAAATGTCCTCCCTGTAGGGGCAATAACCAAGGGCAGCAAAGGCGATGAAATCACTGAAATGGGGGATTTAAAGAAGGCCGGCTGCATTGCAGTGTCAGATGATGGAAAACCTGTGATGAACAACCTTGTAATGAGAAGGGCGCTGGAATATGCGAAGATGTTCAAACTGCCAGTGATCTCCCATTGTGAGGATTTGCAACTCGCTGATGACGGTGTTATGAATGAGGGGAGGATATCAACTGAGCTGGGGTTAAGGGGCATACCCAATGCCTCTGAAGATGTAATGGTTGCACGGGACATCGCACTTGCCGGGCTCACAGGAGGACACATACATATTGCGCACGTCAGCACAGTAGGGGCGGTCGAGCTGATAAGAAAGGCAAAGGATAATGGCATCAATGTAACTGCCGAGACATGCCCTCATTACCTTGTGCTGACTGATGATGCTGTAAGGGGCTACAATACCAATGCCAAGATGAAGCCGCCGCTTCGAAGCGCTGAAGATGTTGCGGCTGTGAGGGCGGGACTCCGGGATGGTACAATTGATGTCATTGCAACTGACCATGCCCCGCATTCTCAGGAGGAGAAGGAAAGGGAGTTCGATTATGCACCTTTTGGGATTGTCGGATTTGAGACAGCCCTCCCTGTTGTTCTAAGGCTCGTGGAGGAAGGTGTGCTTACGATTCGCGATGTAATATTAAAGATGTCTTTAAACCCTTCCAGGATACTTAGAATCAATAAAGGGGGCATCGGCATAGGTGCAGATGCAGATGTAACATTGATAAATCCAAACACTACATGGGTTCTGGAAGCGGCTAATCTCAGATCAAAGAGCAGGAATACGCCGTTTGACGGATGGAAGATGAGGGGAAAGGTAAGTTACACAATTGTCGGTGGAAAGGTAGTCTATCATGAAGCATAACAGGGCAGTCCTTGCGCTTGCTGACGGCACAGTATATGAAGGTTCTGCCATTGGCGCTGATATTGAGACCCATGGCGAGGTAGTCTTTAACACGAGCATGACCGGCTATCAGGAGATATTGACTGATCCGTCATATAAGGGACAGATCGTAACAATGACCTATCCCCACATAGGCAACTATGGGATAAACAGCGATGACATTGAGTCATTCAGGCCTCATGTCTCAGGATTTATAGTAAAGGAGCTGTCACCATACACGAGCAACTGGCGCTCGCAAAAGACGCT
This window encodes:
- a CDS encoding right-handed parallel beta-helix repeat-containing protein: MKSYLTFKKTLLLFAILLFPSGIFAATSVGGRISTDTTWTLSGSPYVVTSSVQFYGTTSTPITLTIQPGVVVKFQTGTYLQIANGTSYPASLNAAGMAEAPIVFTSYKDDTAGGDTNGDGSATTPAPGNWNYIYLYQGSGSSVLDHTEVRYGGSGGQGDVYVYGASPTIQNSVITQSSNIGILLSNTSSTITNITVDQVGSDGISLNGASGYTTAPSISQATISNAGRYGIYVSTTYGIVGGTIQNSTISSPGQYGIYCAISYAINTTIQNNQIAKAIWFTGNAGSPALTGNVIQDLGSVTAQIPADILNAFLTQNTLQGIGPTTSLNVLGDTMTGTTTLTTQWYSYVVSGN
- the hisB gene encoding imidazoleglycerol-phosphate dehydratase HisB: MPEPGSRPAALKFTIDGQGKGKINTCIPFLDHMLTLFAKHGLFDLSIEAAGDLDIDYHHTVEDIGIVLGKAIAQAVGDKKGIRRYGSALIPMDETLASVALDISGRPYLVYNLALPKRGKIKEFDADLIEDFFQALVTSSGITLHINMRYGRNIHHIFEAVFKAFARALDEATSIDNRVSGIPSTKGRL
- a CDS encoding type-F conjugative transfer system secretin TraK; the protein is MLLVATPVPAETVVIRAGAKAAPDLDAPDYIQQIKYLIRSAATGATPPGYDVSIIQDGKEACPVKECSLTVVRRLTGRNFMVTEYLLINPTKESRTYYEDLFSRPGVRAIAIEQHEVKPGGITRLFRIDEVTP
- the lgt gene encoding prolipoprotein diacylglyceryl transferase — encoded protein: MTFINDLSPVIFQIGPITIRWYGVLLSSGIVAYYLLLKWIFKREGYPLSDLDGIIIYLFWGLIIGARLGEVLFYEPAYYLSHPTAILKIWNGGLSSHGAATGLFISYLLWTKIHNANFTRYVDVLVLGMPVTAAFVRIGNFFNSEIVGKPVGGSSGQGNWGVVFRRLGEDFPRHPAQLYEAILSIAVFFILFTAYKRYYRKKPPLFFLFLFLLLYFTGRFIIEFWKDLHNLPAWFPLSIGQVLSLVPIVISVWYFLFGFKRLRTK
- a CDS encoding OsmC family protein, which gives rise to MTRLNNVDLNKVEGYGNQIKDDAGKAKKTQVIEGEWFLKEGGAQFKSTIKFEGGQTVFEADSPTFMGGGGAMPGPMHYCFYGLASCYTATYATMAAMLGIELKKLTTRVEADVNFSRVFGLGDQPVMEEVRVTLNVVSDAPEEKLREAEELAIQRCPVVYTLKNPVKLVPSIKISR
- the pyrR gene encoding bifunctional pyr operon transcriptional regulator/uracil phosphoribosyltransferase PyrR; the encoded protein is MVLMPDNLLMDKMGIARAVSRIAHEIVERNKGTDELVLIGIRTCGVHLANRLAIKIMEIEKSDVPVGILDITLYRDDLLTRKEHPEVRKTEIPFELSGKIVVLIDDVLYTGRTIRAAMDELMDFGRPAMIKLAVLIDRGHRELPIKADYVGKNVPTTKAAKVKVMLTEEGFDDQVILKEGH
- a CDS encoding aspartate carbamoyltransferase catalytic subunit; its protein translation is MELRSKDLLEIKELSVDEIRGILDTAESFKEVTGRDIKKVPTLRGKTVVNLFFEPSTRTRTSFELAAKRLSADVINFSVATSSVTKGETLLDTARNIEAMRSDYIIIRHSASGAPHILAKNLKSSVINAGDGSHEHPTQALLDMFTIREKKGRIDGLKIAIIGDIAHSRVARSNIFGLTKLGAEVRLVAPPALLPPEVEDLGVSVYYNMNDALIDVDVIMVLRIQLERQGRNYFPSLREYAGLYSLNADRVRFAKGDVMIMHPGPINRGIEIAPEVADGMSSVILDQVTNGIAVRMAVLYLLSGGVERVN
- a CDS encoding dihydroorotase translates to MDLLIKNGHIIDPANNVDGISDMVIRHGSVAIIEQNIQGTPGYEVIDASGLLVIPGLIDMHSHLREPGHEYKETILSGTMSAAAGGFTTVCCMPNTQPVNDSQAVTEFILQKASAAGFVNVLPVGAITKGSKGDEITEMGDLKKAGCIAVSDDGKPVMNNLVMRRALEYAKMFKLPVISHCEDLQLADDGVMNEGRISTELGLRGIPNASEDVMVARDIALAGLTGGHIHIAHVSTVGAVELIRKAKDNGINVTAETCPHYLVLTDDAVRGYNTNAKMKPPLRSAEDVAAVRAGLRDGTIDVIATDHAPHSQEEKEREFDYAPFGIVGFETALPVVLRLVEEGVLTIRDVILKMSLNPSRILRINKGGIGIGADADVTLINPNTTWVLEAANLRSKSRNTPFDGWKMRGKVSYTIVGGKVVYHEA